A region from the Pseudomonas sp. KU26590 genome encodes:
- a CDS encoding AraC family transcriptional regulator — protein sequence MPEPSILASWTRALRKQLDALGLDSLALSRAAGLDPQLMDDPNARYPVTVTTRFWELAVQASGDPALGLRVSRFVSPTTFHALGYALVASGSLREVFERIVRYHPVVSDALVMSFERVDERYEFRFRVPDGSPMPANEAMDAFAAIYVRTCRNRLGRHYAPLAVHLMRPQPEDPQPWHDVFRAPLFFGAAENLLSFACEDFDRHLDDGNPELAVHNEAVLNRTLEQLSALTWERKVRGAIETQLPEGEPSAEHIAHTLHLSLRSLQRHLADEGCRYDLLLNQCRQNLALQHMRDPGCSLSEVAYLLGFADTSSFSRAFKRWTGMTPSQYREGLNH from the coding sequence ATGCCTGAGCCGAGCATCCTCGCCAGCTGGACCCGCGCCTTGCGCAAGCAACTCGATGCCCTCGGCCTCGACAGCCTCGCACTGAGCCGGGCTGCGGGTCTGGATCCGCAGCTGATGGATGATCCCAACGCGCGATACCCGGTGACGGTGACCACCCGTTTCTGGGAGCTCGCGGTGCAGGCCAGTGGCGATCCGGCGCTGGGCTTGCGGGTGTCACGTTTCGTCAGCCCGACGACCTTTCACGCGCTGGGTTACGCCCTGGTCGCCAGCGGCTCGTTGCGTGAGGTCTTCGAGCGCATCGTGCGTTATCACCCGGTGGTGAGCGACGCGCTGGTCATGAGCTTTGAACGTGTGGACGAGCGTTACGAGTTTCGTTTCCGCGTGCCCGACGGCAGTCCGATGCCGGCCAATGAGGCCATGGACGCCTTCGCCGCAATCTATGTGCGCACCTGCCGCAACCGTCTGGGGCGTCATTACGCGCCGCTGGCCGTTCACCTGATGCGGCCGCAACCGGAAGACCCGCAGCCATGGCATGACGTCTTCCGGGCGCCGCTGTTCTTCGGCGCGGCGGAGAATCTGCTGAGTTTTGCCTGCGAGGATTTCGACAGGCACCTGGACGATGGTAATCCGGAGCTGGCCGTGCACAACGAGGCTGTGCTCAACCGCACCCTCGAGCAACTCAGTGCACTGACCTGGGAGCGCAAGGTACGGGGCGCCATCGAAACTCAATTGCCGGAGGGCGAGCCGTCCGCCGAGCACATTGCCCACACGCTGCACCTGAGCCTGCGCAGCCTTCAGCGCCACCTGGCCGACGAGGGTTGCCGCTACGATTTGCTGCTCAATCAGTGCCGGCAGAATCTGGCGCTGCAGCATATGCGTGACCCCGGTTGCTCGCTCAGTGAAGTCGCCTACCTGCTTGGCTTCGCCGACACCAGCAGCTTCAGCCG
- a CDS encoding fatty acid desaturase — MHDTSASAAGLNAQQRSAHIRAVVSAHGAALRERYPLLRHQDAIGAGILFCALAGMIGSAALYLGGYLAWWVCMLLNAFFASLTHELEHDLIHSMYFRKRRVPHNLMLALVWMARPSTINPWIRRHLHLNHHKVSGTEADMEERAITNGEPWGLARLLMVGDNVMSSLIRMLRAKTWAHKFSILKRTLRVYAPLALLNWGAWYVFLGFHAANGIAGQMGSPIDWSANTLAVMHVIDIAVVVLVGPNVLRTFCLHFVSSNMHYYGDVEMGNVMQQTQVLNPWWMWPLQAFCFNFGSTHGIHHFVVKEPFYIRQMTASVAHKVMAEMGVRFNDFGTFRRANRFERATENHTALKTARG; from the coding sequence ATGCACGACACTTCTGCAAGTGCTGCCGGACTGAATGCACAACAACGATCAGCGCATATTCGTGCGGTGGTTTCCGCCCACGGCGCCGCGCTGCGTGAGCGCTATCCGCTGCTACGGCATCAGGACGCCATCGGCGCCGGCATCCTGTTCTGCGCACTGGCCGGCATGATCGGCAGCGCGGCCCTCTATCTCGGGGGTTATCTGGCGTGGTGGGTGTGTATGCTGCTGAATGCGTTCTTCGCGTCGCTGACCCACGAGCTTGAACACGACCTGATCCACAGCATGTATTTCCGCAAACGGCGCGTGCCCCATAACCTCATGTTGGCACTGGTCTGGATGGCGCGGCCGAGCACGATCAATCCCTGGATTCGTCGGCATCTGCACCTCAATCATCACAAGGTCTCCGGCACCGAGGCGGATATGGAAGAGCGCGCCATCACCAATGGCGAGCCGTGGGGTCTGGCGCGGCTGCTGATGGTGGGCGATAACGTCATGTCGTCGCTGATCCGCATGCTACGGGCGAAAACCTGGGCGCATAAATTCAGCATCCTCAAGCGCACCCTGCGCGTCTATGCGCCGCTGGCGCTGTTGAATTGGGGCGCGTGGTACGTGTTTCTTGGCTTTCATGCTGCCAATGGCATTGCCGGTCAGATGGGCAGCCCGATTGATTGGTCGGCGAACACGCTGGCGGTCATGCACGTCATCGACATCGCTGTCGTGGTACTGGTCGGCCCGAACGTGCTGCGTACCTTCTGCCTGCATTTCGTCAGTTCGAACATGCACTACTACGGCGACGTCGAGATGGGCAATGTCATGCAGCAGACCCAAGTGCTCAACCCGTGGTGGATGTGGCCGCTGCAGGCGTTCTGCTTCAACTTTGGCAGCACCCATGGCATTCATCACTTCGTGGTGAAGGAGCCGTTCTACATCCGCCAGATGACGGCGTCCGTTGCGCACAAGGTGATGGCCGAGATGGGGGTGCGCTTCAATGATTTCGGCACCTTCAGGCGGGCTAACCGGTTTGAACGGGCTACCGAAAACCACACGGCGCTCAAGACTGCGCGCGGTTGA
- a CDS encoding alpha/beta hydrolase, which produces MHHESIRYLIVPGWQGSADDHWQTHWHNSLPNSVRVEQADWLKPRREDWVGELQRAIASDSTPVILIAHSLGCVTVAHWAQLAPLASLRQVRGALLVAPADVERPNCPPAIRNFAPIPEHLLPFPTQVVSSDNDSAVSALRAMEMARNWGAEIGILSGAGHINVKSGHQRWEQGFAYLYRLQGRIEQFNRRRA; this is translated from the coding sequence ATGCATCACGAATCGATCCGTTACCTGATCGTGCCAGGCTGGCAAGGATCTGCCGACGACCATTGGCAAACCCATTGGCACAACAGTCTGCCCAACAGCGTGCGTGTGGAGCAGGCCGACTGGCTCAAGCCGCGCCGCGAAGATTGGGTGGGTGAGCTGCAACGTGCTATCGCCTCCGACAGCACACCGGTGATTCTCATCGCCCACAGCCTGGGTTGCGTCACCGTCGCCCATTGGGCGCAGCTGGCGCCACTGGCGAGTCTGCGTCAGGTGCGCGGGGCCTTGTTGGTGGCCCCCGCTGACGTCGAACGCCCCAATTGCCCGCCGGCGATCCGTAATTTCGCGCCGATTCCCGAGCACCTGCTGCCGTTCCCGACCCAAGTGGTCAGTTCGGACAACGATTCAGCCGTCAGCGCGTTGCGCGCGATGGAAATGGCCCGCAACTGGGGCGCCGAAATCGGCATCCTCAGCGGCGCTGGCCATATCAACGTGAAGTCCGGCCATCAGCGCTGGGAACAGGGTTTCGCTTACCTGTACCGGCTGCAAGGGCGTATCGAGCAATTCAACCGCCGCCGCGCATGA
- a CDS encoding MetQ/NlpA family ABC transporter substrate-binding protein codes for MKKTFLFTALAAALSLGISAAQAAEKLVVGATAVPHAEILELIKPELAKEGVDLQIKVFTDYVQPNVQLNEKRLDANYFQTKPYLDGFNKGKGATLVTGVGVHVEPFGGYSKKWKSLAELPDGATVAIPNEGSNAGRALLLLQKNGLITLKDPTDALATPKDIATNPKHLKFRELESALLPRALDQVDLDLINTNYALEAKLSPKKDALILEGADSPYVNYLVTRTDNAHTDAIEKLSKALTSQQVKDFINKKYDGAVIPAF; via the coding sequence ATGAAGAAGACGTTTTTGTTCACCGCACTGGCGGCTGCTCTCTCCCTGGGCATCAGCGCTGCACAAGCTGCCGAGAAGCTTGTCGTGGGCGCCACCGCTGTTCCGCACGCCGAGATCCTTGAGCTGATCAAGCCTGAGCTGGCCAAAGAAGGCGTGGACCTGCAGATCAAGGTCTTCACTGACTACGTGCAGCCGAACGTGCAACTGAACGAGAAGCGTCTGGACGCCAACTACTTCCAGACCAAGCCTTACCTGGACGGCTTCAACAAAGGCAAGGGCGCTACCCTGGTGACCGGCGTCGGCGTACACGTCGAACCGTTCGGCGGCTACTCGAAGAAGTGGAAGTCGCTCGCCGAGCTGCCTGACGGCGCAACCGTTGCCATCCCCAACGAAGGCAGCAACGCCGGTCGTGCCCTGCTGCTTTTGCAGAAGAACGGCCTGATCACCCTGAAAGATCCGACCGACGCCTTGGCTACGCCGAAAGACATCGCCACCAACCCTAAACACCTGAAGTTCCGCGAACTGGAATCGGCGCTGCTGCCGCGCGCGCTGGATCAGGTTGACCTGGATCTGATCAACACCAACTACGCGCTGGAAGCCAAGCTCAGCCCTAAAAAGGACGCGCTGATTCTGGAAGGTGCCGACTCGCCGTACGTGAACTACCTGGTGACCCGTACCGACAACGCCCACACCGACGCGATCGAGAAGCTGTCCAAAGCGCTGACCAGCCAGCAAGTCAAAGACTTCATCAACAAGAAGTACGACGGCGCAGTTATCCCGGCGTTCTGA
- a CDS encoding TauD/TfdA dioxygenase family protein, producing MPAASHASSVQAPGQPFDVRPFAEKVGAEIVGLDLSRPLNDTDFARVHQAHLDYHVVVFRDQHITPQQQIDFSRRFGVLQIHVLKQFLLTHHPEILIVSNIVENGQPVGLGDAGKYWHSDLSYKELPSLGSMLYAQELPSEGGDTLFADMHLAWETLPEHLRKAVEGRNAAHSYTSRYSHGHNADNWRPTLSAEQLAQVAVVSHPIVRTHPENGRKALFVSEGFTTHIVGLPDDESQAILTELYAHSVRPEGVYRHKWQENDMVFWDNRSLIHLAGGTPDHLRRRLHRTTIQGDAPF from the coding sequence ATGCCAGCAGCCTCCCACGCTTCGTCCGTGCAAGCGCCCGGTCAGCCGTTCGATGTGCGTCCATTCGCCGAAAAGGTGGGCGCGGAAATTGTCGGTCTGGATCTGTCCCGCCCGCTCAACGACACTGATTTTGCCCGCGTGCATCAAGCGCATCTGGATTACCACGTGGTCGTTTTTCGCGATCAGCACATTACCCCGCAGCAGCAGATCGATTTCAGCCGCCGTTTTGGCGTCCTGCAGATTCACGTGCTCAAGCAGTTCCTGCTCACCCATCATCCCGAGATTTTGATCGTCTCCAACATCGTCGAGAACGGTCAGCCGGTCGGGCTGGGCGATGCCGGCAAATACTGGCACTCGGACCTGTCCTACAAAGAGCTGCCGAGCCTGGGCTCGATGCTCTACGCCCAGGAACTGCCGAGCGAAGGCGGCGACACGTTGTTCGCCGACATGCACCTGGCCTGGGAGACGTTGCCCGAGCATCTGCGCAAGGCCGTCGAGGGGCGCAACGCCGCGCACAGTTACACCTCGCGTTACAGCCATGGGCATAACGCCGATAACTGGCGCCCGACCCTCAGCGCTGAACAGCTGGCACAGGTCGCGGTGGTCAGCCATCCGATCGTGCGCACCCACCCGGAAAACGGGCGTAAGGCGCTGTTCGTCAGCGAAGGCTTCACGACCCATATCGTTGGCCTGCCGGACGATGAGAGCCAGGCGATTCTGACTGAGCTGTACGCCCACAGCGTTCGCCCGGAAGGTGTTTACCGCCACAAGTGGCAGGAGAACGACATGGTGTTCTGGGACAACCGTTCGCTGATTCATCTGGCCGGCGGCACGCCCGATCACCTGCGCCGTCGCTTGCACCGCACCACCATTCAGGGCGATGCGCCGTTCTGA
- a CDS encoding ABC transporter ATP-binding protein: protein MNAALQSHTASDRLNAQQVNQPTAEALLQVKGVSLEYRTPERVVRATHQVSFEIDPADRFVLLGPSGCGKSTLLKAVAGFIRPSEGQIRLAGQQVTEPGPDRIVVFQEFDQLPPWKTVIQNVMFPLLASRTFKRREAEERARYYLEKVGLSAFADAYPHTLSGGMKARVAIARALAMQPKILLMDEPFAALDALTRRKMQEELLELWEEVRFTLLFVTHSIEEALVVGNRILLLSPHPGRVRAEINSHQYTLKSLGGVEFQASAQRIHRLLFDEGEAPAVEPDLRFQDVRIAY, encoded by the coding sequence ATGAATGCCGCTCTGCAAAGCCACACGGCTAGCGATCGCTTGAACGCGCAACAGGTCAATCAGCCCACCGCTGAAGCGCTGCTGCAAGTAAAGGGCGTCAGCCTTGAATACCGCACGCCCGAACGCGTAGTGCGGGCCACCCATCAAGTCAGCTTTGAAATTGATCCTGCTGATCGTTTTGTTCTGCTCGGCCCGTCGGGCTGCGGCAAGTCAACGCTGCTCAAGGCCGTGGCCGGGTTTATCCGGCCCAGCGAAGGGCAGATTCGTCTGGCCGGACAGCAGGTCACGGAACCGGGGCCTGACCGGATTGTGGTGTTTCAGGAATTCGACCAGTTGCCGCCGTGGAAGACGGTGATTCAGAACGTCATGTTTCCGCTGCTGGCCTCGCGCACCTTCAAGCGTCGTGAAGCCGAGGAGCGTGCGCGGTATTACCTGGAGAAGGTCGGCCTGAGCGCCTTCGCCGATGCCTATCCGCACACGTTGTCCGGCGGCATGAAGGCGCGCGTGGCGATTGCCCGGGCGCTGGCGATGCAGCCGAAAATCCTGCTGATGGACGAGCCCTTCGCCGCGCTTGATGCGCTGACCCGCCGCAAGATGCAGGAAGAGTTGCTGGAGCTGTGGGAAGAGGTGCGCTTCACCCTGCTGTTCGTGACCCACTCCATCGAAGAAGCACTGGTGGTGGGCAACCGGATTCTGCTGCTGTCGCCCCATCCGGGCCGCGTGCGCGCCGAGATCAACAGCCATCAGTACACCCTGAAAAGCCTCGGCGGCGTTGAGTTTCAAGCGTCTGCGCAGCGAATTCACCGGCTGCTGTTCGACGAAGGCGAAGCGCCTGCGGTCGAGCCGGATCTGCGGTTTCAGGATGTTCGTATTGCCTATTAA
- a CDS encoding ABC transporter permease, translated as MSLSPPLRQEYEVVLEPFTQEDLARDISLAQRIWQVSWVRKAVILVALAIIWEIAARIQGNDLLLPSFLQTASAFIDGIASGELLTKVWISLTVLIKGYLIGIVMAFGLTTLAVSTQLGRDLLGTLTAMFNPLPAIALLPLSLLWFGLGENSLIFVLVHSVLWALALNTYAGFLGVSETQRMAGRNYGLKGLRFVWYILIPAALPSILAGLKIGWAFAWRTLIAAELVFGASSGKGGLGWYIFQNRNELYTDKVFAGLAAVIIIGLLVENLLFSNVERLTVKRWGMQR; from the coding sequence ATGAGCCTTTCACCCCCTCTGCGGCAAGAATACGAAGTCGTGCTGGAGCCTTTCACTCAGGAAGACCTGGCCCGCGACATTTCCCTCGCGCAACGCATCTGGCAGGTCAGCTGGGTGCGTAAAGCCGTCATCCTCGTGGCGCTGGCAATCATCTGGGAAATCGCCGCGCGGATTCAGGGCAACGATCTGCTGCTGCCGAGCTTTCTGCAAACCGCTTCGGCGTTTATCGACGGCATCGCCAGCGGAGAATTGCTGACCAAGGTCTGGATCTCCCTGACGGTCCTGATTAAGGGCTACCTGATCGGCATCGTTATGGCGTTCGGCCTGACCACGCTGGCGGTGTCGACCCAGCTGGGTCGCGACCTGCTCGGCACGCTGACGGCGATGTTCAACCCGCTGCCGGCCATCGCGCTGCTGCCGCTGTCGCTTCTGTGGTTTGGCCTGGGTGAAAACAGCCTGATCTTCGTGCTGGTGCATTCCGTGCTCTGGGCGTTGGCGTTGAATACGTACGCGGGGTTTCTCGGCGTCTCTGAAACCCAGCGCATGGCCGGGCGCAATTACGGCCTCAAGGGCCTGCGGTTCGTCTGGTACATCCTGATTCCTGCCGCGCTGCCGTCGATTCTTGCCGGCCTGAAAATCGGCTGGGCATTTGCCTGGCGAACCCTTATCGCCGCTGAACTGGTGTTTGGCGCGTCTTCGGGCAAGGGCGGTCTGGGTTGGTACATCTTCCAGAATCGCAACGAGCTGTACACCGACAAAGTGTTCGCGGGCCTGGCGGCAGTGATCATCATCGGTCTGCTGGTGGAAAACCTGCTGTTCAGCAACGTCGAACGCCTGACTGTGAAGCGGTGGGGCATGCAGCGCTGA